The segment GCAGGCATGGTTCTGGCCTGTGACCTGATGTCCCGTGACGGAAGGCTGCTCTTTCGGTCCGGCACCCAGTTGGAAGAGCGCCATGTGGAGCTTTTGCGCCGCGCTGGCGTGACAGGGGCCGAGGTGAAGCCCGGCCCCCAGACCCTGGGGCCGGAAAAACTCCGCGAAATAGAGGGATATGTCCGCGATTTCTTTCTCTACGCCAATCCCGACTCGCCGCCCATCGTCGCCATGTTTCACTTGGCGCTGGAGATGACGGCCGCGGCCGTGTCGCAGGGGTGGGAGCTGCCCGACAGCAACACCCGCCGGGCCGCCAACGTGGAGCATATGCACGATCTCTTCCTGCGGGGGCTGGGCACCCCGGAGACCATCGTTCGCCACGAAACCGAGCTGGCGAGCTTTCCCGACATCTATTTCCGCATCCGGCAGGTGCTGGAAGACGAAAGCGCCTCGGCCGAGCGCATCGCCAAGGTGGTGGGCACGGACATGAGCCTTTCGGCCAAGCTCATCAAGCTGGTCAACAGTCCGCTCTACGGGCTGTCCCAACCTCTGGACTCCATCAGCCGGGCCGTGGCCCTGGTGGGAGCCAAGGAACTGTCCATCCTCGCGCTGGGCATCTCGGCCATCAATTATTTCAGGGATATTCCGCCGGAGTTGGTGGACATGCGCAGCTTCTGGCGACACTCCATCACCTGCGGCATCTTTGCCAAGATTCTGGCCGGAACCCAGACCGGACTCTCGCCCGAGCGCTGCTTCATCGCCGGACTGCTCCACGACGTGGGGCGGCTGATCCTGTTCAAGAAGCTGCCTTACGCCTCCACCGAGGCCATGCTCTTTGCCCGCGAAAACTCCATTCCCCTGGTGGAGGCCGAGCGAGCGGTCCTGGACTTCACCCACACCGACATCAGCCGTCCGCTGCTCGCGGCCTGGAAGTTTCCCGAGGAGCTTTCGGCCATGATCAACTACCACCACGACCCCATGGACCACCCCAATCCGCTGGAGCCGGCAATCATTCATGTGGCCGACTGCCTGACCAACGCGGTGGAAATCGCCCAGGGCGGCATGTACGTGGTTCCGGGCGTGGATGAGCGCGTCTGGGAGCTGCTCGGGCTTGATGCCCGGGACGTGCTCGTTTCGGCCGCAGACAAGTACTGCGAGCAGATCGACAACATCATGGAAGCGTTCTTTTAGGCCCCTCGGCCGTCCCCTGGCCCCCTGGCCGGACGCCTCCCAGACCGGGTGGGCGTTCTTATCCCGTATTCATTTCCCCGCGTTGTTGCCGATGCTCTTTCGCGAAGCTTGCGGGGGGGCATGGCGAGGAGCGGGACGCTGTCAAAGACCGCCCGACGGGCGGAGAGGACGCGGCAGGAGAATGCGGCGCGAGGCAGGCGGGCGAGGGCTGCGCTTACGGTCTTTCCGCCCGGCATGTCCGTTCCGGGCGAGGCTGGGCGCATCCGGCCCGCCTTCAAGGGAGGCGAGGGACTCGGTCACTAGGTCGGCGTTGGGGGAGCCGGGGCGGGCGAGGCGCAGCAGGGTCAGCGCGGCCGCCAGGGTCAGTAGCAGCGCGGCCAAAGGGATGGCGTTGCACATGACGGGCCTCCTTCTTTGTTCCAGAGGACCAGACGCGGGTGACGGTTTGACGAAGGCGGGATGACGCTTGGGTGAAAGGCGTCGGTGCCGGGATCAGGCGGGTCAGGCGGAGTTTTTCTTTTTGGCCGGGCGCTTGAGCCGCTTGCCTGCGGCCAGGAGTTTGCGCAGTTGGGCGGCGGCTTCCACCGGGTCGTTTTCGTGGAGGAGAAACCGTTCCGTCGAGGTCTGGAAGTGCCAGCCAGCCGGGCGGGTCAGCAGCCTGGCTCCCCGTGAGCCGAGATACTCCAGGGCCTCGGACTCGGCGGCCACGCACTCCAGTCCGGCCAGCACGGCGCGGCGCTCGTCCATCTCGCGCAGACGGCTGGAAATCTCATAGGCCGAGCGCAGGATGTCGTCCGGCTGGAGGTCCGTGGTTTTTTTGCGTCCGGAAAGATATCGTTGCAGTTCGTTGAGGTCTTCCTTGAGCTCCTTGACCTCGAACAGGGCCTTGTCTTTGGACTGATCAATGCTGTCGGTAAGTTGTTTGTAGATGGCGCGGAGTTTGCGTGTGGACATGTGACCTGCTTTCGCGTTGCGGTTGGTGGTCTGCTTCGCCTGTTGCCGTCAAGGCTAGCCCATTTTCGCGGCCCAATGCAACAGGTCGGGCCGGAAAAAACGTCTTTGCAGGTCAGGCTCTTGGTTCTTCCACCTCCACAAGGGCGGGCAGGATCAGGCCGAAGAAGGCGGGGTCCTGGCCGGTGAAGCGCCAGCCGAGCATCCCGGCGCACCCGGCGCAGAGCACGGCCTGCCATGCGTATCCGGCAAACCAGGAGAACTCGGCCGTGGGCGGGCCGGAGGGCAGGATGTTACGGGCCGAGGCAAAGCAGCCGATCTCGAAGACATGGCCGTGGGGATTGAAGAACACATGACGGTGGGCGCCGCCCACGGTCACGGCCAGTTGCCGGGCCGTGACCACTGTGCGGCAGACGCGGCAGGCCAGCGCGGGCCGGGCCGGGTCCGGGAGGGTCTCGTTGCCCGGCGCGTTGTCCGGGGCTGCCGGGATGGTGTCATTCCGGTCCGCGGCCCCCGGCGCCTCCTTGAACAGGGCCGGCCTTGGGCCGGGCGGGAGGCCGGGGGTGCCAGTGTCTTGCCGCAGGTGCATACTCTTAGCATACGCCACTTAGGCGGGAAAATGAAGGGGTGGGGCCAAAGGGACACGCCACCGGCACATCCGGCGCTCATTTTTTACGCCAGCGAGGGAATGCGCCATGGCAGAGCGTTGCGGCCCAACGTAGCGTGTCATGTCTCTCTTTTGGCAAGGGGGCTCGCGGCCGTCACAAGGTCGAGCGGATCAGGGCCACGGCGATGGTCCACATGGTCAGGCAGACCACGGTGTCGAGCACGCGCCAGGTGGCCGGACGGCGAAAGAGGGGGGCGAGCATCCGCCCGCCCGCGCCCAGGAGCGCGAACCAGAGGGTGGAGGCCGTGACCGCGCCCAGGCCGAAGAGATACCGGCCCGAGCCCTCGAACCGGCCCGACAGGGAGCCCATGAGGACCACGGTGTCGAGGTAGACATGGGGGTTGAGCAGGGTCACGCCGAGGGTCAGGAGCAGGGTGCGCCGCAGCCCCGCAGGCGCTTTGCGGTCTGTGTTCAGCGAGCCGCCGCGCATGGCCGAGCGCAACGAGCCAAGGCCGTACCAGCCCAGAAAGGCGGCGCCGCCCCAGGCGGCCCCCTTGCCCAGAATCGGACTGGCGGCCACCAGCGTGCCCACCCCGGACACGCCCAGGCCGAGGAGCGCCCCGTCGCACAGGATGCAGACCAGGACCACGGGCAGAATGTGGTTGCTCCGCACCGCCTGGGTCAAAACAAAGGCGTTTTGCGCCCCGATGGCCACGATGAGCCCGCCGCCCATGGCGAATCCCTGAATGAAAGCCGACATGTCTGCCATACCCTCCGTTGCGCATGGTGTAGGCGAGCACTGGCGACAAGGGAAACGCATTGTTTTCATCATCCATAAGCTGTGCTAATGATCGCCCATGCTGGACTACAAGTTGGTGGAGGCCCTGGCCGCAGTGGTGGCCGAGGGCGGGTTCGAGCGGGCAGGGCGGGTCCTGGGGCTGACCCAGTCGGCCGTGTCCCAACGGGTGAAGCAGTTGGAGGAGACGGCCGGGCGGGTGTTGCTGGTGCGCTCCTCGCCGCCGCGGCCCACGCAGGCCGGGCGCGAGGTTATCGCCCTGCATCGTCGGGTGCGTCATCTGGAGAACGATCTGTGGGCCGGGCTGGGACGAGGCCGCGGCGGTATGCCGACCCTGGCTGTGGGCATCAACGCGGACAGTCTGGCCACCTGGTTTTTCCCGGCCCTTGACACCTTTCTGGACCGCGAACCCATGCTCCTGGACCTGCGGGTGGACGATCAGGCCCGGACCCACGCCCTGCTGCGCGACGGCGAGGTGGCGGGCTGCGTCAGCGACCGGGCGACGCCCGTGCAGGGGTGCGCGGTCCACCTGCTGGGGGTCATGCGTTACCGGCTCTACGCCACTCCGTCCTTTCGGGAGCAATGGTTTCCCGCGGGCGTGACCAGGGAGGCCATGGGGCGGGCGCCGCTGCTCATCTTCAACCGCAAGGACGCCATGCACACCGCACTCCTGAGCCAGGCCCTGGGGGGCGAGCCTGCAAGCTACGCCGCCTGGTATCTGCCCTCGTCAGAGCGATTTGCGCCGGTCATCGGCGCGGGCCGGGCCTGCGGCCTGTTGCCCGACGAGCAGGCGGCCGCGGCCACAGCCAGCGGCGAACTGGCGGACCTGCTGCCCGGTCATGTCCATACCGTGTGCCTCTTCTGGCACTGCTGGAATTTTGACGCCGGGATTCTGGGCCGGTTTACCGAGGCCCTGATAGCCGGAGCCCGCAGCCTCCTGGACAGGGGCGACTGATCGGCCAGGGCGCAAGCCCGGGAACCAGTTTCAAGAAGGCCGCAACAGAGCCGAAGCGATCACGGGACCTTTTTCTGATTTGCCAATCCATGCAGCGGGTTGAGCTTTTGCATAGTCGGCTGTTTGTTCTGTCTGGTGTCCGATTTGGCTCGATGTGATCACGCGGAATGGCCGTTTCCGGGCGCGATCATCCGCGCAGGGTCCGTGAGCCGGTCGAACTCGGCTGCGTCCATAAGATTCAGGGCCAGGGCGGCCTCGCGCAGGGTCAGCCCCTTATCGTGGGCGTGGCGGGCGATGCGCGCCGCCTTGTCATAGCCAATGGCCGGGCTCAAGGCCGTGACCAGCATCAGGGAGCGCTCAAGGTGCGCGGCGATGCGCTCGCGGTCCGGCGCAAGGCTGTCGAGCAGGTGGGCGCAGAAGCTCTCCATGGCATCGGCCAGCAGCCGGATGGAGCTCATGACATTGTGGACAATCAGCGGTTTGCAGGCGTTCATCTCCAGGCTTCCGGCCGCGCCGCCCAGGGTCACGGCCGTGTCGTTGGCCATGACCTGGAGGCAGGCCATGACCATGGCCTCGCACTGGGTGGGGTTGACCTTGCCGGGCATGATGGACGACCCGGGCTCATTGGCCGGGAGAATCAGCTCGCCCAGCCCGGCCCGGGGGCCGGAGCCCAGCAGCCGGATGTCGCAGGCGATCTTGTGCAGGGAGACCGCCAGGGTCTTGAGGGCTGCCGAGAGATGGACGAGATCGTCGTGGCTGCCCTGAGCCGCGAACTTGTTGGGCGCTGGCGCAAAGGCCAGCCCGGTCAGCCCGGCCACCCTGGCCGTGGCCGCCGCGTCGAAACCCGGATGCGCGTTGACGCCAGTGCCCACGGCCGTGCCGCCAAGCGGCAGGCGCAGCACCCCTGCCAGGGCTGCCTCCGTCCGGTCCATGCCGTCCCAGACCATTGCCGCGTAGCCCGAAAACTCCTGGCCCAGGGTCAGGGGCGTGGCGTCCTGCATGTGGGTGCGCCCGAGCTTGACCACATCGGCCCAGGTCCGGGCCTTGTCCTCCAGGGTCCTGGTCATGCGCCGGGCCGAGGGCAGCAGGGACCGGGTTACGGCCAGGGCGGCGGCCACGTTCATGGCCGAGGGAAACACGTCGTTGGTGGACTGGCTCATGTTGACGTGGTCGTTGGGGTGGACCGGCTCGCCCGAGCCCAGGGGGATGCCCGCCAACTGGGAGCAGCGGTTGGCGATGACCTCGTTGACGTTCATGTTGTATTGGGTGCCGCTGCCCGAGATCCAGACCGGCAGGGGAAACATGGCCGCGTGCTCGCCCGCCAGCAGCTCGTCGCAGACCTGCGCGATCAACCCGGCCCGTTCCGCATCGAGCCGTCCGGCCGCTCCGTTGGTTAGAGCGCACGCCTTCTTGATAACGGCGAAGGCCTCGATCATCTCCTCGGGCATGGGCTCGCGGCCGATGGCGAAGAGAGTCAGGGCGCGCTGGGTCTGCGCCCCCCACAGCCGGTCCGCAGGGACCGCCACCGGCCCCAGGCTGTCCTTTTCCATCCGGGTATCGCTCACGGCCGCCTCCTGGCTTGCGGTTGATGCGGGTCCATGCTCCCTTCTGGGTCATGGGGCGGCTGGTGTCAATGCCTGGGGCGCAGCGGTCCTTCTCCCTGCATTTCCTGTTGTCCCGGCCCCCGGTTGGCGCTATCGGTAGCGGATGGCCTGGGAGGGGCTCGGGCCGCGATCGTCAACACCTGCCTTCAACACCGTGAGGGTTAACGCGCCATGAAGCGTCTGCTCAGGTACATCATCTCCCGCCAGGGGCTGCTGGTCGTCAATTTCGCCATTGTGGCGTTCATCGCCATCGTGGCCGTGGAATCGTGGGAACTGCTGACCGACACCGTTCACAATGCGGACGAGATCGGCGAGATCCTGGATGCGGTGGGCATCGTGCTCGTGGCCTGGGGCGTGGCCCTGGAGGAGCGCGCCACCCTGATGAACGCCTTTGGCGCGTACAAGGAGGGGTGCCCGGAGTCCGAGGCCATGATCGACCGCGAGTGCCACATCTACGGCATGGCAGCCCTGCTGCTGGGCCTGTTCATGGAGGTGGCCGTGGAGCTGGTCAAGGTGCCGGATACGGTCATCAACACCTTTGGGATCGAACATGTGCTCTTTGGCGTGGGCATACTCTTCATGCTCGTGGCCGCGACCCTGCTCGGGCGCATGAATTATGAAATCCTGCGCATTGCGAAAACCGCCTGCCAGACGGCGTGACGCGATACGTTGGAAGGGGCGGAGAACCATGCCGAACAACGCCGGTCCTGTTTATGCCCGACCCCGTCGGGTCAACGGAGCTGCGCCATGACCCCGCTGCTGGCCGATCTGATCCTGGCCGTGCACGTGCTTTTTGCTGCCTATAACGTGCTCGGGCTGGCCGTTGTCTGGATAGGCGCCATTGCCCGCTGGCGTTTTGTGGGCAACCGCTGGTTCCGCGGGACGCACCTTGCGGCCATGGGCATCGTGGTGGCCGAGGCCCTGCTGGGCCAGGACTGCCCGCTGACCATCTGGGAAAATCAGCTCAGGGCCGCGGCCGGACAGGGGCAATACGCCGAATCCTTCCTCAGCCACTGGGCCGAACGCTTCTTCTATTTCGACGCCCCGCCCGAGGTCTTCACCGTCATCTACGCGGCCTTCTTCGGGCTCATGGTCCTCTCAATCCGGCTCGTGCCGGTGCGCTGGCG is part of the Pseudodesulfovibrio alkaliphilus genome and harbors:
- a CDS encoding DUF2784 domain-containing protein, whose amino-acid sequence is MTPLLADLILAVHVLFAAYNVLGLAVVWIGAIARWRFVGNRWFRGTHLAAMGIVVAEALLGQDCPLTIWENQLRAAAGQGQYAESFLSHWAERFFYFDAPPEVFTVIYAAFFGLMVLSIRLVPVRWRKG
- a CDS encoding class II fumarate hydratase yields the protein MEKDSLGPVAVPADRLWGAQTQRALTLFAIGREPMPEEMIEAFAVIKKACALTNGAAGRLDAERAGLIAQVCDELLAGEHAAMFPLPVWISGSGTQYNMNVNEVIANRCSQLAGIPLGSGEPVHPNDHVNMSQSTNDVFPSAMNVAAALAVTRSLLPSARRMTRTLEDKARTWADVVKLGRTHMQDATPLTLGQEFSGYAAMVWDGMDRTEAALAGVLRLPLGGTAVGTGVNAHPGFDAAATARVAGLTGLAFAPAPNKFAAQGSHDDLVHLSAALKTLAVSLHKIACDIRLLGSGPRAGLGELILPANEPGSSIMPGKVNPTQCEAMVMACLQVMANDTAVTLGGAAGSLEMNACKPLIVHNVMSSIRLLADAMESFCAHLLDSLAPDRERIAAHLERSLMLVTALSPAIGYDKAARIARHAHDKGLTLREAALALNLMDAAEFDRLTDPARMIAPGNGHSA
- a CDS encoding HDOD domain-containing protein, which codes for MAITPLDQLTAGMVLACDLMSRDGRLLFRSGTQLEERHVELLRRAGVTGAEVKPGPQTLGPEKLREIEGYVRDFFLYANPDSPPIVAMFHLALEMTAAAVSQGWELPDSNTRRAANVEHMHDLFLRGLGTPETIVRHETELASFPDIYFRIRQVLEDESASAERIAKVVGTDMSLSAKLIKLVNSPLYGLSQPLDSISRAVALVGAKELSILALGISAINYFRDIPPELVDMRSFWRHSITCGIFAKILAGTQTGLSPERCFIAGLLHDVGRLILFKKLPYASTEAMLFARENSIPLVEAERAVLDFTHTDISRPLLAAWKFPEELSAMINYHHDPMDHPNPLEPAIIHVADCLTNAVEIAQGGMYVVPGVDERVWELLGLDARDVLVSAADKYCEQIDNIMEAFF
- a CDS encoding LysE/ArgO family amino acid transporter; the protein is MSAFIQGFAMGGGLIVAIGAQNAFVLTQAVRSNHILPVVLVCILCDGALLGLGVSGVGTLVAASPILGKGAAWGGAAFLGWYGLGSLRSAMRGGSLNTDRKAPAGLRRTLLLTLGVTLLNPHVYLDTVVLMGSLSGRFEGSGRYLFGLGAVTASTLWFALLGAGGRMLAPLFRRPATWRVLDTVVCLTMWTIAVALIRSTL
- a CDS encoding LysR family transcriptional regulator ArgP, with protein sequence MLDYKLVEALAAVVAEGGFERAGRVLGLTQSAVSQRVKQLEETAGRVLLVRSSPPRPTQAGREVIALHRRVRHLENDLWAGLGRGRGGMPTLAVGINADSLATWFFPALDTFLDREPMLLDLRVDDQARTHALLRDGEVAGCVSDRATPVQGCAVHLLGVMRYRLYATPSFREQWFPAGVTREAMGRAPLLIFNRKDAMHTALLSQALGGEPASYAAWYLPSSERFAPVIGAGRACGLLPDEQAAAATASGELADLLPGHVHTVCLFWHCWNFDAGILGRFTEALIAGARSLLDRGD
- a CDS encoding cereblon family protein; amino-acid sequence: MHLRQDTGTPGLPPGPRPALFKEAPGAADRNDTIPAAPDNAPGNETLPDPARPALACRVCRTVVTARQLAVTVGGAHRHVFFNPHGHVFEIGCFASARNILPSGPPTAEFSWFAGYAWQAVLCAGCAGMLGWRFTGQDPAFFGLILPALVEVEEPRA